The Fervidobacterium pennivorans DNA segment TCACTCCTTCTTTTACTTCCTCAGCATCTGGTAACCCAACATGTTCTGCTGGGGTTACGTAACATAGAAAATCACACCCATAATAACCTGCTAATGCCCCCCCAATCGCGCTAACAATGTGGTCATAACCAACACCTCTGTCTGTTGGGAGTGGTCCTAGAAGAAATATAGGTCTCCCCAATCCTATCTTTTTCATAAGCTTTACATTTAGTTCAATTTCATTCAAAGGCACATGCCCAGGACCTTCCAACATAACTTGTATACCAGCATCGTAAGCTTTCAAAACGAGTTCTTGCATAAAAAAGAGTTCTTCGAGTTGCTGAGGATCCGTGGAATCTGCAATAGCACCAGGTCTCATCCCGTCACCTAAGCTTAGTGTAATGTCATACTCTCTAGCAATTTGAAGAATCTCATCAAAATGCTCATAAAATGGATTTTCCTTGTTGTTCTTAATCATCCAACCAGCAATAATAGACCCCCCACGGCTGACAATTTTCAGAATTCTCCGTGAGTTTTTCAGTTTCTCCAATACTCGTTTTGTTATCCCAACATGAATTGTCATAAAATCAATACCATCTTCAGCATGTTGAAGAACCATGTTAATAAAATCCTTTTCAGAAAAATCTACTACATTTCTTTTTTCTGTATAAGCCTTCACAGCGGAATCATAGATAGGAACGGACCCAACCGGGACTGGACTTCTTTTGACAATTTCCTTTCGCATTTCTGATAAATTACCCCAAGTAGATAAGAC contains these protein-coding regions:
- the thiC gene encoding phosphomethylpyrimidine synthase ThiC, producing MTQLESARAGLITKEMKYCAEFEGIELEKLRKLVAEGKVVIPRNKLHNLKRPAAIGEQMTVKVNANIGTSVGYSSLKEELEKLEAALNTGADAVMVLSTWGNLSEMRKEIVKRSPVPVGSVPIYDSAVKAYTEKRNVVDFSEKDFINMVLQHAEDGIDFMTIHVGITKRVLEKLKNSRRILKIVSRGGSIIAGWMIKNNKENPFYEHFDEILQIAREYDITLSLGDGMRPGAIADSTDPQQLEELFFMQELVLKAYDAGIQVMLEGPGHVPLNEIELNVKLMKKIGLGRPIFLLGPLPTDRGVGYDHIVSAIGGALAGYYGCDFLCYVTPAEHVGLPDAEEVKEGVIAARIAAIVADVARGNQRAMKLEEEMARARRDFDWDKMFKLAIHAERAQKKFEKMKYTEDGCSMCGPFCAIKITKDFAEEK